From a single Miscanthus floridulus cultivar M001 chromosome 8, ASM1932011v1, whole genome shotgun sequence genomic region:
- the LOC136477622 gene encoding serine/threonine-protein kinase AFC2-like, producing MECIAEMPRAPLDSRPRKRQRLGWDVGPAEMYQVTRPRLGWDVGPAEMYQLGLCGQEVVSAISAVALGLSSGCVSSQVNQEQPRDGCPPLREDDKDGHYVFAVGDNLTSRYKINAKMGEGTFGQVLECWDKERKEMVAIKIIRGIKKYRDAAMIEIGMLEQLCKYDESRSSCVQIRNWFDCRNHICIVFERLGPSLYDFLKKNNYRSFPIALVREIAKQLLECIAFMHELRLIHTDLKPENILLVSPEYIKVPDYKVSSRSPKEGSYYKRLPKSSAIKVIDFGSTTYDQQDQSYVVSTRHYRAPEVILGLGWSYPCDIWSVGCILVELCTGEALFQTHENLEHLAMMERVLGPLPYHMLKRADRHSDKYIRKVRLNWPEGCTSRESMKAVMKLSRLQNLVMQNVDQAAGDFIDLLQGLLKYDRADRLTAQEALRHPFFTEGFGRRR from the exons ATGGAGTGCATCGCCGAGATGCCCCGCGCGCCGCTGGACAGCCGGCCGCGCAAGCGGCAGCGGCTCGGGTGGGACGTCGGCCCCGCCGAGATGTACCAGGTTACGCGGCCGCGGCTCGGGTGGGACGTCGGCCCCGCCGAGATGTATCAG TTAGGACTTTGTGGACAAGAAGTTGTGAGTGCCATCAGTGCTGTGGCGTTGGGCCTCTCTTCGGGCTGTGTTTCTTCTCAAGTCAACCAAGAGCAGCCTCGAGATGGTTGCCCTCCTCTGAGGGAAGATGACAAGGATGGGCATTATGTTTTTGCTGTTGGAGATAACCTCACATCTCGCT ATAAGATCAATGCAAAAATGGGAGAAG GTACCTTTGGTCAGGTGTTGGAGTGTTGGGATAAGGAAAGGAAAGAAATGGTGGCTATCaagatcatcaggggcattaAGAAGTACAGGGATGCTGCAATGATAGAAATTGGCATGCTTGAGCAGCTTTGTAAATATGATGAAAGTAGATCCAG TTGTGTTCAAATTCGGAACTGGTTTGACTGTCGTAACCATATCTGTATT GTCTTTGAGAGGCTTGGACCAAGCTTATATGATTTTCTGAAGAAAAACAATTACCGCTCATTCCCAATTGCCCTAGTTCGGGAGATTGCCAAACAACTGTTGGAATGTATAGCAT TTATGCATGAATTGCGCCTCATACACACTGATTTAAAGCCTGAGAACATTCTCCTTGTTTCTCCGGAGTACATTAAAGTGCCCGATTACAAA GTTTCATCCCGATCCCCAAAGGAGGGATCCTATTACAAGCGGTTGCCCAAGTCCAGTGCTATCAAGGTGATTGATTTTGGTAGCACTACCTATGATCAACAGGATCAGAGTTATGTGGTATCAACGAGGCACTATCGGGCTCCAGAAGTTATATTGG GACTTGGATGGAGTTACCCTTGTGATATCTGGAGTGTTGGTTGTATTCTTGTTGAGCTTTGCACG GGTGAGGCGTTATTCCAGACTCACGAAAACTTGGAACATCTGGCTATGATGGAGAGGGTTCTCGGACCTTTGCCGTACCATATGCTTAAGAGGGCAGA TCGGCACAGTGACAAATACATCAGAAAAGTACGCCTGAATTGGCCTGAGGGTTGCACTTCACGGGAGAGTATGAAAGCTGTGATGAAATTGTCCAGGCTTCAG AATCTGGTGATGCAAAATGTGGATCAGGCTGCAGGAGATTTCATTGACCTTTTGCAAGGGCTGCTGAAGTATGATCGAGCAGACCGTTTAACAGCACAAGAGGCATTGAGGCATCCCTTCTTCACCGAAGGGTTTGGGCGAAGAAGATGA
- the LOC136477621 gene encoding high-affinity nitrate transporter-activating protein 2.1-like, which produces MARQPSIQALSVLSALLFAAACLPAPAAAGVHLSTLPKALAVTTSAKPGQVLHAGVDSVTGTWSLNTTEPAGAAAAYKNVKVKLCYAPASQKDRGWRNSNDDISKDKACQFKVTQQAYAAAAGSPDTFRYVVARDVPSGSYYVRAYATDASGTEVAYGQTSPTAAFDVAGITGIHASLKVAAGVFSAFSVAALAFFFVVENRKKNK; this is translated from the exons ATGGCTCGGCAACCAAGCATTCAGGCCTTGTCTGTGCTGTCGGCGCTTCTCTTCGCCGCCGCCTGCCTGCCGGCGCCGGCCGCCGCGGGGGTGCACCTCTCCACGCTGCCCAAGGCGCTCGCCGTCACCACCTCCGCCAAACCCGGCCAAG TCCTGCACGCCGGCGTGGACTCGGTGACGGGGACGTGGAGCCTGAACACCACGGAGCccgcgggcgccgccgccgcctacaAGAACGTGAAGGTGAAGCTGTGCTACGCGCCGGCGAGCCAGAAGGACCGCGGGTGGCGCAACTCCAACGACGACATCAGCAAGGACAAGGCGTGCCAGTTCAAGGTCACCCAGCAGgcgtacgccgccgccgccggatcccCCGACACCTTCCGGTACGTCGTCGCCCGCGACGTCCCCTCGGGCTCCTACTACGTGCGCGCCTACGCCACGGACGCGTCGGGCACCGAGGTGGCCTACGGCCAGACCAGCCCCACCGCCGCCTTCGACGTCGCCGGCATCACCGGCATCCACGCCTCCCTCAAGGTCGCCGCGGGCGTCTTCTCGGCCTTCTCCGTCGCCGCGCTCGCATTCTTCTTCGTCGTCGAGAACCGCAAGAAGAACAAATAG